Within the Echinicola sp. 20G genome, the region AAACCCTTATACAGTTCAAAGAGGCATTTGGTGCAGACCGCTTAGCCTGCGTCTCTAGAGAGCTTACAAAGCTGTATGAGGAGAATATCAGAGGGACCTTGGAAGAACTAGTCGAATATTATCAAGAAAACACCATAAAAGGAGAAATAGTAATCACCGTATCAGGAAAAAATTAAGATGGAATTAAAATCACTTTTGGATCAAACTATCATCGTTGCCAAAGAGGCCGGTGCTTTTATCAGAAAAGAAAGACAAAATTTTGACCTCAACAAAGTAGAACACAAAGGATTCAATGATTTGGTGTCCTATGTGGATAAGGAAGCCGAAAAAATCGTGGTAAATGGCCTGCAGCAGATTTTGCCTGAAGCTGGGTTTATCACTGAGGAAGGGACTATTAATAAACAGGAGGATGTTTACAACTGGATCGTTGATCCATTGGATGGGACTACTAATTTTGTGCATGGCATTCCCGTTTTTTCAGTCAGCATAGCTTTGATGAAAGAAGGCGAAATCATTTTGGGCGTGGTGTATGAGGTAAATAATAACGAGTGTTTTTATGCTACCAAAGATGGCGGTGCCTACTGTAACGACACAAAAATCAGTGTCAGCCAAGCCCCAAGCCTTTCATCCAGTTTAATTGCTACAGGATTTCCGTATTATGATTTTGAGCAGGTGGATCAATACATGGAACTTCTAAAATACTTTATGATAAATTCTCATGGGATTAGGAGAATTGGAAGTGCTGCCGTGGATTTATGCTACGTCGCTTCTGGGAGGGTAGAAGGATATTTTGAGTATAACCTAAATTCCTATGACGTGGCTGGTGGCTTATTGATCGTCCAAGAAGCCGGAGGTAAAGTGACTGATTTCAATAGTGGTGATGATTACATATTTGGTCGACAAATTATAGCAAGTAACGGTAATATCCACCAAGAATTGTGTGATCAAATAAAAAAAGTCTGGTAAAATTCCCTAATTGCTGTTATTGAAATCTATATTTTGGTTTTTTGACCAATTAAAAATGTATTGTGCTTGTTTTAAGCTATTTATACCAAAATAAATTTGGCTCTTCAGTGTTTTTTTTATAGTTTTCAATTGATTATACAAGTATAAACTTTTAGCGACGTTAATCATCCAAGTTCTTTTCCCTCACCAAAGAAAAGAAACCCACGCCAATATCGTTAAAAGATTAGAGGATTACTTTTAAACATGAAGACCATGACGTTAGGAATCATCGGAGGAACTAAACTCTCAACCACACTAGGCAACAAGTACATGTCCATGGGTATAAATGTGGTGTTTGGGGTAAGGGAAGAATTTGAACTAAGGCCAATAGAATGGAAAATTCTAAGCATGCAGAAAGACAAGGTTTTTGGCTACTGTGAAGCCATCAATAGATCAGATGTCATTTTAATTTGCTGTGAGAATGAATATTTGCCTTTGGTTTGCCATTGCCTTTCCCAATTGGAAAGTACGGACAAAATAATTTTGGATTGTACCAATGGCAACTATAACCCTAATTTTGGGTGCAATACTAAATACATTCAAGAGAAATCAGGATACGAGAGGGTATTGAAGGGTTTTAATAACCTTGGCTTGGATTACCCCAATTCTGATCCTTTAGAATTGGTAAAAGAAACTTATTTCTGTGGCAATGCGGAAGTGGATAAGTTCAGGATCAAACGACTTATCGAATTAATTGGCTTTAGGGCGATTGATGTTGGAGACCTTAACAATGCTCCACTATTGGAAGCTATTTATCATTTGAGAAAGCAGATCAGCCATCAGAAAAATGAAAAAATAGATTATCATTTCAAGCTCATGTCGGTCTAAGAAGTTTTTAGAAGACATATTATTTTAAAAAAGGGACATAATCATGTCCCTTTTTTTATGAGGCATCAAATTTGATGCATAAATAATGTAGCTTCGTCTGCTATTTAATTTTTAGTCAAAAAACAGACTGGGTTTAAAATCTAATGGTTATGAAAAAGACATTAATTATAATTTTGGCAGTATTTGCCTTTTTATTGGTGGCCTTGATTGCGACGCCTTTTATTTTTAAAGATAAAATTGTAGCGCGCATAGATCAAGAAATTGCTAATTCGGTTAACGCTCAAGTTTATTATAACATTGATAATATCAGTTTGAGTGTGCTCAAGAGGTTTCCCAATATTTCAGCCACTGTAAAGGAATTTGGCGTAAAAGGAAATGCACCTTTTGAAAATGATACCTTGGCGCATGTCAATAATTTCCAAGTGGACTTTAATTTGATGTCTGTTATTTTTGGGGATTATCCTGAACTGACTGGATTACACCTGAAAGGAGGACGTATTTATGTCAAGGTATTAGAGGATGGTACCGCAAACTATGATATAGCCATGGAAAGCGAAGAAGACACGGTGGCAGCAGAGCCTTCCAATTTTAAGTTGGGGATTGACCTGATGGAAATTGAAGATGTCAATTTTGTGTATGACGACAGGCAGTTGAAATATTTTTTGGCTTTGCAGGATTTTGATATGGAAGGTCATGGTGATTTTACAGCGGATGTATATGATCTCAATGGAAAGATCAGTACCAATATTGCCAGGATGGATTATGAAGAGGTCAATTATCTAAGCAATAAAGTTTTTACCGCAGACACCGAGATCCAGGTAGATATGACCCAAATGAAGTTCACCTTTGGAGAAGGACAGTTTGGACTTAATGATTTTATGTTTGGCATAGACGGTTTTTTGGCTATGCCCAGTGAGGATATTGATTTTGACCTGACTTTTGAAGGAAGGGAAAATAGTTTCAAAAGTGTTCTTTCCCTCGTGCCGGGCATTTACACGGAATCCTTTGATGGGATCAATACTTCTGGAACCATGGATTTTGGAGGTTACCTGAAAGGAAGCTATAATGAGACACAGTTTCCTAAATTTGAGGTTTCCTTGAAAGTAGCTGACGGGATGTTCCAATATCCAGACTTGCCCAAGCCAGTCAACAATATCAATGTGGATATGTCCGTCAAAAATGAAACAGGAAATATAGACAATACCCAAGTGAATATCCCGGCATTTAACCTGACTTTCGGCTCCAATCCAATTTCAGGTAGATTGCTCTTAGAAAACTTGATTACTTACGATGTGGATGGTCAATTGAAAGGGAAGCTGAACTTGGAAGAGCTGACTTCTATTTTCCCCATTGAAGGAATGGAGCTAAGAGGGATTTTGGATGTGGATGCTACGGCAAAAGGAAGGTATGACAGTGTAGCAGAAATTATTCCTGCTATCAATGCCAAGATGGCTCTTACGAATGGCTATGTAAAAAGTGAAGAATATCCAGCGCCTATAGAAGATTTGAATGCGAATACGACTATTCAAAACAATTCGGGTAAGATGAGTGATTTCTTAGTTAACCTGTCGAATTTTGGGTTTAAACTGGAAGGAGAGGAGATTCGAGGAAATATGAAAGTCAGTGATTTGGACCAGTTGAACTGGGATGGTGCTATTCACGGTACAGTGGATTTAGGGAAAATCAGTAAAATCTTTCCGATGGAAGAGGTGATCATGGACGGTAAAATCAAGGCGGATATTGACACCAAAGGAAGTTATGCCGATGTGGAAGCGGAACGCTACAATAGATTGAGCACAAGTGGGCAGATTGCCTTAACGGATTTCTATTATACGGATAAAGACCTTCCTCAGGGAATAAGAATTCATCAGGCCAATGGGGATTTCAGTCCTCAAGCTATTAATTTGACAAAATTCGATGCCAGACTAGGAGAAAGTCCCGTTCAAGCCATCGGTAGCCTGAGCAACTACATGGCTTACCTTTTTGAGGACACTGCTGTGTTGACCGGTAGAATGGACATCAATTCCAGCAAATTCAATATCAATGAGTGGATGACCGAGAGTGAAGAAACGACAGCAGATACAACTTCACTTACTTTGATAGAATTGCCGAAAAATGTCAATTTCACCATGTCTGTGAAGGCGGATGAGGTGTTGTATGATAATTTGGTCTTTACCAATGCCAAAGGTATGATGACCCTTAAAGATGGCATTTTGACGTTCAAGGATGCGGGTATGAACACCATGGGGGGACAACTCACTTTGAATGGTGCTTATAATACACAGAATATAAAAGACCCGAAATTCAATATGGATTTCAATATGCTGGGAGTGAGTATTCAGGAAGCCTTTAAATCTTTCAATACCATCAAGGCATTTGCACCCATTGCAGAGCACCTTAATGGTGACTTTACCACGAACTTTTCTTTATCTGGAAACCTAGGCCAGGACATGATGCCTGTTTTGTCCTCGCTGGATGGAGACGGACTGATTAAAGTGGCTCAGGCGGCCTTGAAAGATAGTAAAATCATCGGTGGCATTACCTCATTGACCAAACTCAAAGATGGAAATACTTTAGAGATCAAAGACCTGAATTTAAAAGCAGAAATCAAAGATGGCATGCTCAATGTGAGCCCTTTCGATATCAA harbors:
- a CDS encoding AsmA-like C-terminal region-containing protein is translated as MKKTLIIILAVFAFLLVALIATPFIFKDKIVARIDQEIANSVNAQVYYNIDNISLSVLKRFPNISATVKEFGVKGNAPFENDTLAHVNNFQVDFNLMSVIFGDYPELTGLHLKGGRIYVKVLEDGTANYDIAMESEEDTVAAEPSNFKLGIDLMEIEDVNFVYDDRQLKYFLALQDFDMEGHGDFTADVYDLNGKISTNIARMDYEEVNYLSNKVFTADTEIQVDMTQMKFTFGEGQFGLNDFMFGIDGFLAMPSEDIDFDLTFEGRENSFKSVLSLVPGIYTESFDGINTSGTMDFGGYLKGSYNETQFPKFEVSLKVADGMFQYPDLPKPVNNINVDMSVKNETGNIDNTQVNIPAFNLTFGSNPISGRLLLENLITYDVDGQLKGKLNLEELTSIFPIEGMELRGILDVDATAKGRYDSVAEIIPAINAKMALTNGYVKSEEYPAPIEDLNANTTIQNNSGKMSDFLVNLSNFGFKLEGEEIRGNMKVSDLDQLNWDGAIHGTVDLGKISKIFPMEEVIMDGKIKADIDTKGSYADVEAERYNRLSTSGQIALTDFYYTDKDLPQGIRIHQANGDFSPQAINLTKFDARLGESPVQAIGSLSNYMAYLFEDTAVLTGRMDINSSKFNINEWMTESEETTADTTSLTLIELPKNVNFTMSVKADEVLYDNLVFTNAKGMMTLKDGILTFKDAGMNTMGGQLTLNGAYNTQNIKDPKFNMDFNMLGVSIQEAFKSFNTIKAFAPIAEHLNGDFTTNFSLSGNLGQDMMPVLSSLDGDGLIKVAQAALKDSKIIGGITSLTKLKDGNTLEIKDLNLKAEIKDGMLNVSPFDIKLWDYQANIQGSTGFDGSISYLVNMQVPAGKLGSQANSLLASISGTEATGDTNIPVAINLGGTYQQPKISLAGGNSMEALITNALKSRASAEGEKLQNQVAEQFKAQEDSVKQELKAKANAAQDSAKKELNKKVEEAQNQAADEVKDLLKGFFNKSKPKTDTTKTKPIE
- a CDS encoding inositol monophosphatase family protein, giving the protein MELKSLLDQTIIVAKEAGAFIRKERQNFDLNKVEHKGFNDLVSYVDKEAEKIVVNGLQQILPEAGFITEEGTINKQEDVYNWIVDPLDGTTNFVHGIPVFSVSIALMKEGEIILGVVYEVNNNECFYATKDGGAYCNDTKISVSQAPSLSSSLIATGFPYYDFEQVDQYMELLKYFMINSHGIRRIGSAAVDLCYVASGRVEGYFEYNLNSYDVAGGLLIVQEAGGKVTDFNSGDDYIFGRQIIASNGNIHQELCDQIKKVW
- a CDS encoding NADPH-dependent F420 reductase, yielding MTLGIIGGTKLSTTLGNKYMSMGINVVFGVREEFELRPIEWKILSMQKDKVFGYCEAINRSDVILICCENEYLPLVCHCLSQLESTDKIILDCTNGNYNPNFGCNTKYIQEKSGYERVLKGFNNLGLDYPNSDPLELVKETYFCGNAEVDKFRIKRLIELIGFRAIDVGDLNNAPLLEAIYHLRKQISHQKNEKIDYHFKLMSV